The following coding sequences lie in one Mus musculus strain C57BL/6J chromosome 11, GRCm38.p6 C57BL/6J genomic window:
- the Trarg1 gene encoding trafficking regulator of GLUT4 1 yields the protein MANPAQPPLQDPGSTSPLELPEMEKLLTKVENKDDQALNLSKSLSGALDLEQNGHSLPFKVISEGHRQPSLSGSPSRVSSRRASSVITTSYAQDQEAPKDYLVLAIASCFCPVWPLNLIPLIFSIMSRSSVQQGDLDGARRLGRLARLLSITFIILGIVIIIVAVTVNFTVPK from the exons ATGGCCAACCCAGCGCAGCCTCCGCTTCAGGACCCAGGCTCCACCTCACCCTTGGAACTGCCTGAGATGGAGAAACTACTCACAAAAGTGGAGAACAAGGATGACCAAGCCCTGAATCTGTCCAAGTCTCTGTCAGGGGCTCTGGACCTGGAGCAGAATGGTCACAGCCTGCCCTTCAAGGTCATCTCCGAGGGGCACCGCCAGCCCTCCCTTTCCGGCTCCCCTTCCCGGGTCAGCTCTCGGCGAGCATCCTCCGTCATCACCACATCCTACGCCCAGGACCAAGAAGCCCCCAAAGATTACCTGGTCCTTGCCATTGCCTCTTGCTTCTGCCCCGTCTGGCCCCTCAACCTCATCCCCCTTATCTTTTCTATCATG TCTCGAAGTAGTGTGCAGCAGGGGGACCTGGATGGGGCACGGAGGCTGGGCCGCCTGGCACGGCTACTCAGCATCACCTTCATCATCCTGGGCATCGTTATCATCATTGTGGCTGTCACTGTCAATTTCACAG ttCCGAAGTAA